The stretch of DNA ATTCGGTCATAGGCTTAGAAATTTTGGAGAAATTTTCAATGAACCTACGGTAATAGcccgcaagtccaagaaaactccggatTTCACTAACATTTTAAGGTTGCTTCCagtcgagcacatccttcaccctACTTGGATCCACAACTACACCATTTTCCGAAAGAATATGCCCAAGAAAAGCCACTTCTttgagccaaaattcacacttgctaaacttggcatagaGACGATGATTATGAAGTTTATGAAGAACAATGCGAATATGCTCGGCATGCTCTTCCTCGGTCTTGGAGAAGATAAGAACGTCATcgatgaaaatcaccacaaagacatcaagcTCTTCGGAAAAGAtagaattcatgagatacatgaaatatgccggggcattggttAACCCAAATGACATAACCGTGTACTCATAAAGCCCATATCGAGTAGAGAAAGCCGTATTGGGAATATCCTCCACTcgaattttgatttgatgatatcccaagcgaagatcaatcttggaaaagaaTTTAGCACCCGCTAATTGATCAAATAAGATGTCAATCctaggaagaggatatttgtttttcACAGTCACTTCATTCAAcggtcggtagtccacacacatccttaGGCTACCATCTTTCTTTGAGACAAATAGAaccgggcatccccaaggtgaggagctcggacgaataaatcccttgtcaagaagaattTGCAACTACTTCTTCAATTCAGCTAGTTCATTGGGAGGCATACGATATGGTCTTTTAGATACTGGGGCCGTTCCAGGTAGtagctcaataacaaactcgacTTCCTGGTCGGGAGGCATCCCCGGTAATTCCTCGGGGAATACATCCGGAAATTCGCACACTACCGGAATTGCCTCTAACTCCGGCAAAATAGTGGCATTAAGAGCATGAAGTTGAGAACTAAGTTTCTCATGGAGATAAAGATTAACTCGTACTCCGGAAGGGTGTCTAGTTCAATAGAGCGAGGATCGCACCGAATAAACCCAtcatgtttagtcatccaattcatcccaaTAATGACATCCAATTCTTCTAGATCAATGACCACAAAGTTTGCCATGAAAATCAACCCCGATACTTCAAGTTGAGCTAAATTGACCACTTCCTTAGAAACTAATGTTGCTCCAGGAGCATCAATGATAAATGGAGTAGGTACTACCCGGATAGAAAAATTGTGTTCTATGACAAACTTTCTACTCATGAAAGAATGAGATGCACCGGAATCAAATAATGCTCGAGTGGGATTAGAATTGATAGAAACCATACCAACAAGAACTTGCATGTCCTCACTAGCTTCTTCCGCCGTGATATGATTCAACTTGCCACGTTTGGAATTTTGACCATTCCTCCCATcttgacgaggaggaggaggagttagAGGGTTTGGAGCATTGCCGGCTCCACCCTTTCTTGGAGATGGACACTCACAAGAGATGTGGCCTTGCCCGCCACAATTGAAGCATGGCCCACGAGAGGTAtttccaccaccgcctcccggcTGCCCCGGAGCACGAGGAGGTTGACTTTGGGGAGCCGGAGGACGGCGTGCCATCCACATGGGTTGAGGAGCACCAAAACCCGGCGCACGGGGTGGAGGAGGAAATCCCGTGCGGGGGCGTTGCGAGTTACCACCggttgaagaagaggcagccCGCTTGCGGTTCTCCATATCAATCTTACGGTTCTCATTCTCAAATGCATTCATCTTGTACTCGGCCTTGATCGCCTTGCTAACCATGTCATTGAAATCCCGAAAATCCGTGGTGGAAAGATGAGATTGTAGCTTCAAAGACAGCCCATTCATGAAATgatcttgcttcttctcatccgTGTTGACATCCTCCAAGGCATATTGGGCAAGATAATTGAAAGTATTGACATACTCCATCACGGGTTTGTTGCCTTGGCGCAACCTGCGGAACTCATCCCTCTTGGTGTTGAGCACACTCTTGGGAATGTGATATGCTCGAAAAGCCTCACGAAATTCAGCCCAAGTCACATGGTGACCTTCTCCAACTTGTGCCTTGTATCCATGCCACCAAGCTCCCGCGGCATCTCGAAGTTGATGAGCCGTATAATTAACTTTCTCTTGATCATTGCACTGAATAAGACCAAATTTCTCCTCTATGGTATGCAGCCAAAAATCAGCATCCAAAGGCTCCTTTGATCCACGAAAGATAGGAGGGTCGGTGGCCATGAAAGCGGAATGACCATGGCGTTGTCCACCATGTCCCTGCCCACCCAAGTGCTGCACAATGGCTTGCATAATCTGATTTTGCGTTTGTCGGCTCTCCTCCGACCTTCTAAGGATCTCCACAAGGGTTGGGtgcaaaggaggaggaggagggagaggcggTTCGCCATTATCACCACCGGCACCAGAGTTTTCGACCATCCTGCCACCAACCACAAAGGAAGTTAGCGACCGGGAGAAAGGAAAATTGATATAGTACAATTGCACAAAGAAAATTGCACAACTATGTAAGATATCAACCACAAATGTGTGAGAATAAAATTTGACATCATAGATAGGATGGATCAAGGAACAATGAGACTAAAGAATTTTGGACAGCACTAAGAATCACCCATAGGAAGTAACCATAATCATATATCTAGTACCCCCCATATTCTTAAAAGAAACATGAATGAATGATGATAAATGATGACATGTCGCAGCCATACGCATAATAACATGGCACACAACTAACATAACGGAGGTCCACATAGATAATATATAGTAGTACATTACATAGGCATATAGCTAACTAGTGTCTCACACGGTCTCACCAGTTAACTATTCGATTACATAAAATAGGCGATACATTACAACGAGTTATATAACTCGAGGAGTCTCATAACCGCCATAGGATTACATAAATATTTAGAAGGGACCATATGGACCTCTCGCGAAGTATGGTGGGAAGTCATCAAGAAGGTGATATTGAGGGGATCCGGTGTCTTCGGGGTTCTCCGGGTGAGTGAGGGGTGCATGTTCACCACCAAATATGGTCTCTCTAGTCAAAGTTGTGGGGGCAAAGCGGCGCACACGCAGCCCATTAGACATACGTGCTTGCCCCACCACATGTTGAGAAAGATATATGCCTTGAACTAAAGGAAAGCGAAGCTCCAATGGTGCTGCCTCATGTGGGGTGTAATCATTGGGTCCATACAACACATCTTGAGGCACTCGGCCCATGCGAACATACATATCCACGGTGCGTTGCAATTCGTTGAAGCGACGTCTTGTCTCCCTTAACT from Panicum virgatum strain AP13 chromosome 9K, P.virgatum_v5, whole genome shotgun sequence encodes:
- the LOC120647996 gene encoding uncharacterized protein LOC120647996; the protein is MATDPPIFRGSKEPLDADFWLHTIEEKFGLIQCNDQEKVNYTAHQLRDAAGAWWHGYKAQVGEGHHVTWAEFREAFRAYHIPKSVLNTKRDEFRRLRQGNKPVMEYVNTFNYLAQYALEDVNTDEKKQDHFMNGLSLKLQSHLSTTDFRDFNDMVSKAIKAEYKMNAFENENRKIDMENRKRAASSSTGELDVFVVIFIDDVLIFSKTEEEHAEHIRIVLHKLHNHRLYAKFSKCEFWLKEVAFLGHILSENGVVVDPSRVKDVLDWKQP